ATGGTGGTACTGCCACCTCTATACGTGCGGCCATAGAAGACGCGGGAGGAACCATGCCAGATGCTGGTGCAACTGCTTTTGATGCCACGTATATGGTTCCAGTAGACGGTGCCCTGGATGATATTGTAAAGATAGTCTTTAAGGCTAAAGATGCAGACAGCGAATTTGAAAGTGCAAGCTACGACTATGACGTAGTAGCACAAGGCCAAGGCGGTGGCGGTGGTGTATTTCCACTACTAAGAGCTAAAGCTACAGTAGATCTAGGTTCGCAAATTGGTGCAAAAGGAAGTTATCTTGCTACAAACTTAGGAGAAAGCGGGGTATATACAAACGTAGAGGCTGGTGCTTTAAGTGGTCCAGAACAACAAGCCATTGACATTACTTTTGGCGTTACCAATGGTGATGGAAAAGCTGGCACGACCACGCCCTCTTTATTGTCTCCCGATGCCCGTGCAGGAGCTGAATTTAATAACCCTCTTGGCGACAATGCTAGCACAATTACCTTTAAGGTAGAGGAGCTGAAAGGTTTAGACAATGTTACCTCTACAGATGTGGAAAATAACATAGACCACACTTCAGAAAGTAATGCCATCCAAAACGTTCAGGAAGGAGAAGTATACAGCTATATCAATGCTGCTGGAGCAAAAGGATATATCAAGATACTTACCATTACAGGTGCTAACGACAACCGTGTTGCCACTGTTGAGTTTTTAGTACAAATTGTCATGTAAACATCGCCAATACTTGTATGAAATGAATGTCTATCCATAGGCATATAAACCAAAAAGCCCTGAAAATTTTCAGGGCTTTTTGGTTATTTCCCTCGGTATTGGACAAAAAAGTATCTAGCTGTGGCGTCCTGTCCGTTTTTGGGACAGTTCCAAATAATTCCGTCAACCCAGAATGGGCATTCGTCAAGCGAATGGTGGCATCCGTTCATTTAACAGTTTAACCATCACCAAGAAATCCCAAATTGTGCAACTATTAATTTAAAATATAATAAAGATGAAAAAGAACATGTATCTATTTTTTAGTCTTTCTCTTTTTATGTTCTCTTGCGGCAAAGATGATTCGCCCAGTGTGACCCCAGAGGAAGAGAACAAGGCCCCGGTCATAGCTGATCAGTCCTTTGAGTTTTACGAGACGTTTACAACAAAGAACATTGGAACGGTAAAGGCGAGCGATCCAGATGGGGACAGCCTTACGTTTTCTATAGAGACAAACGATAATGATCTATTCGTGATCACCAGTGAAGGTGTCCTTGGTCTATCCGGTGAAAAAATCTTGGATTTTGAGACCAAAACGGAACATACCATTACCATAAGTGTTTCCGATGGTACCAATGAGGTCAGTGCGAAAGTTAAGATCATTGTGCTTAATATAATCGACAATCTGGCAGAGGATCTAGATAGTTTTGTGACCACCTGGAAGACCACTGAGGATGGAGAGAGCATAACGATAGGCTTAGTAGAAGGTTTGGCATATGATTTTATGATCGATTGGGGAGATGGCACCATTGCGAATATTAACAAAGATGAAGATATAGAACATTCGTATGCAACGGCCGGGGACCATGTTGTGGCGATCTTGGGAGATTTTCCCGGTATAACAATGTCTGGGCTCTCAAGTGCGCCCAAACTTATGAGTATAGATCAATGGGGCAATAACAAATGGGAGTTCTTGAATTCGGCATTTGCGGACTGCGAGAACATGGTCTACAAAGCGACCGATGCGCCCGACCTATCACAAGTCTCTTCCCTTTCAAGTATGTTCTATTTTGCCAAACAATTTAACGGGGATATCGGTGATTGGGACGTAAGTACTATTGGGAATATGAGCGGTATGTTCGAAGGTGCATCCATGTTCAATCAGAATATTGGTGGATGGAACACGGAAAGCGTCACCAACATGGGCTTTATGTTCTTAGGAGCATCCAATTTCAATCAGGATATTGGTGATTGGAATACGGAAAATGTCATCTACATGTCCAGCATGTTCTTAGGGGCATCCAAGTTCAACCAGGATATTGGTGGGTGGAATGTGTCTAGCGTTACATTAATGCGTTCCATGTTTAATGGTGCATCCAATTTCAACCAAGATATGGATGATTGGAATACAGAAAACGTCACCGATATGGCCTATATGTTCAATAGTGCTTCCTCCTTTAATGGGAACATTGGTACATGGAACGTGTCAAGCGTTACAAAGATGTTTGATATGTTCAACGGTGCATCCAATTTCAACCAGGATATAGGTGGATGGAATACGGAAAACGTCACCAACATGGCCAGAATGTTCAAAGAAGCTACCTTATTCGACCAAGATTTGGGCAGTTGGGACATTGGCAGTATAACCGCCATGGAAAACATGTTCGATAACAGTGGAATGTCCGAGGCAAGCATAAACAACACGGTGATCGGTTGGTCCTATTTTGTAGAAAATAATGGCGGAGAACCAGCGGGAATTACCTGTGGTATGGCAGGTATGGTGGCCTGTGATATTATTGATGAAGTATATGATGCAGCTGCTTATCTTGTCTTAAAAGGTTGGGAGCTAGAAGGATTAGCTACTGATGGGTGCCAATAAAACCTGATCGTTAAGATGTTATAAAACCGCCCTTAGAATTTTTAAGGGCGGTTTTTTTATGTGCTCATATCACAGGTGGTATTCAAGGTTGGCCATTCCTTGAAAAGACATTTTTTAGGACCTAAAAAACTAAACCTTAATGCTTATGCCTTTTGCAGCGGTGTTCTGTTCGGCATCAAAATAGAAATCGATACGCCCTACATTAATGCCATAGGCACCCACTTGGTTCACCAAGACAGAATTCCCGTTTTTGTTCGTGTGTACATCGGGTTTATCTAGAAAGGTATGGGTATGGCCACCAATGATCAAATTGGTATGGTACGTGTTTTGCGCCAGTCGGACATCGGAAGGACGTTCGGGGTTTTCATAGTCATAGCCCAAATGGGATAGACAGATAACAATATCGCAGTTTTCTTCTTCTTTTAATTTGCGCTCATTGTCCAAAGCAATTTCAAAGGGGTCGAGGTACTTGGTCTCTTTGTACAATTTTTTTGTGACCAATCCATCAAGTTGAATGCCAATACCATACACTCCAATTTTTATTCCATCGACCAAATATATTTTATAGGGCTTTACAAAACCTTCCATAACAGTATTGGAGAAGTCGTAGTTAGCGGAAAGTAAGTCAAATTTGGCATTGGGTACCTGGGCCAAAAGCCCATCGATCCCATTGTCAAAATCATGGTTGCCAATGGTGGCGGCATCGTATTTTAATTTGCTCATCAATTTAAACTCCAATTCGCCGCCATAAAAGTTAAAGTAGGGCGTGCCCTGAAAAATATCTCCGGCATCAAAAAGCAAGGTATTGGGGTTTTCGTTGCGTATTTGTTCAACCAGTGTTGCCCTTCTGGCAATTCCACCAAGATTGGCATAACGGGAATGCGAACTTGGAAATGGGTCAATATGGCTATGTACGTCATTTGTATGTAGAATGGTAATGTGTTTATTGCCAAAACCGGTACAGGAACTGAATCCAAGACCACCTAATCCTATAAATGTTGAGGTTGCTGCCGTATGTGTTAAAAAATCTCTACGTTTCATCTAATAATCTTGTTGTATAAATCTATCGTCAACAATTGCCTTTAGCGTGTCAACTTTTCTTAAATGGTCAATAATGGCATTTCTAAGTAAATAGTCGGTATTTGCCACAGAATCTACAGTTTTAAAGAAACCGATTTCTGCACCGCCTTGTACCAAATAATCGGAGGTTGCCACGTAGTAGCTTCGACTCTCATCAAAAGGACTTCCATTGATATTGACCGAATCCAAAGCTCCTTTTTTGTCCAAAACAATCTGCATTCCAGCTATGGGATGTTCACGTTCGGCGGAAGTCAGAAAACCAATGAGTTCCCTTACCGCAGAACCACTTAGCTTCACTACGGAAATATAATTTTCAAAAGGCATTACTTCATATGCATGCCTTGCCGTTACATTTCCTGAGGAAATAATGGAACGTAGCCCACCTCTATTGATGACCACAAAATCTAGATTTTTTCCAGTTTGGGATTTGAAAACGGGCTTTGTTTCTGTTAAAACAATATCTGCAATCAAATTTCCCAAAGAAGTATTGTGGGCGCCATCATCGAGTAAAAGCGATTTTGGTGCATAGGCCAATGTGCTGTCAAGAACTTCATTTATTCTGTTACGGTATGGAGCAACAAAAGAGACAATGGAATCGACAGCCTTAAAGTTAGTATCAATTTTTACTTGCTTTCCCTGGACTTCGGAGAGTTGGCCTATATCGTTTTTACAGGAAATCAAAAAACAAAAAGTTATGAATATAACAAATTGTTGATATTTTAAATATCTCACGTGTTTATCTTTGTTAAGTAGTCTTGGTAGATTAATTACCTTTGTAAAAATGCATAAAAATTATGTTTTTAAAAGGACTCCAAGATAAATTTAAGGTTAAATCAAGTCTTAAATATTTACAGGAGGAGATGAATAAGGCTCCCTCGGTAATAGAAAGGGACAAGGGAATTACTAGCGTTGGCTGCATAGTTGACGTAGATAATTTTGAAAGTGCCGAGTTGTTTTACGAGTTGATAGAAGATTACTCATTGCGACCAAATGCTATCAAAATTATAGGCTATAAACGGGAATATGATAACAATTCCCCATTTGCCATTCAAATGTATTCCGATAAGGATTTAGGTAAGAAGGGTGCAATTGAAAATGGCTATGTTCTTGAATTTTTGGGTAGGGAATACGATTTGTTGATCAATTACTATGACGAGGATAATCTAATGCTGAAACTATTGTCCGTAAAAACACCGGCCAGGCTAAAAGTAGGTTTCAGTTCACTCGACCCAAAACTCAATGATTTGATTTTTAGTACTCCCTTAAAAGATTTTAAACTGTTTAAAAAGGAATTAAAAAAGTATTTGAAGGTTTTAAAGGAATTGTAATGGAAAACTTGATGGGTACGGGTGTTGCTTTGGTAACCCCTTTTACGGAAGATTTTTCGGTAGATGTTAAAGCACTTGAACGTGTTGTCGAACATTCTATAAACGGTGGAGTGGATTATTTGGTTATCCTGGGTACCACAGCCGAAGCGGCTACACTTTCCAAAAGTGACAAACAGTTGGTCATCAAAACTGTAATACAGACCAATGCAGGGCGACTTCCCTTGGTATTGGGCGTTGGCGGGAACAACACTACAGCCGTTATTGAAGAGTTGGCAGAGCTGGACTTATCGGAGTTTGATGCTATTCTCTCAGTTTCTCCCTACTACAATAAACCAACACAAGAGGGCATTTATCAGCATTTCAAGGCTATTGCTGAAGCATCGCCCAAACCGATAATTCTTTATAATGTTCCTTCTAGAACAGGAAGTAATATGCTTCCCGAAACTACGTTAAGACTTGCCCACGACTTTCCTAATATAGTTGCCATTAAGGAAGCGTGTGCAGACATGGTACAAATAGACCATATCTTAAAAGACAAGCCAGCGGATTTTTTGGTGATTTCCGGGGATGACTTTACGGCATTATCTACCGTTGTTGCAGGTGGGGCAGGGGTTATTTCGGTTCTTGGACAAGGTCTTCCCAGTGCATTTTCCAGTATGATTCATTTGGGTAGGCATGGAAATTCGGAAAGAGCTTATGAGATTCATCATGAACTACTTCCACTAATGAAATTGATTTTTGAGGAAGGAAATCCGGCAGGTGTCAAAACTGTTTTAAGCTATTTTGGATGTTGTACCGTTAATGTCAGACTACCATTGGTCAAAG
The nucleotide sequence above comes from Flagellimonas sp. HMM57. Encoded proteins:
- a CDS encoding BspA family leucine-rich repeat surface protein, whose translation is MKKNMYLFFSLSLFMFSCGKDDSPSVTPEEENKAPVIADQSFEFYETFTTKNIGTVKASDPDGDSLTFSIETNDNDLFVITSEGVLGLSGEKILDFETKTEHTITISVSDGTNEVSAKVKIIVLNIIDNLAEDLDSFVTTWKTTEDGESITIGLVEGLAYDFMIDWGDGTIANINKDEDIEHSYATAGDHVVAILGDFPGITMSGLSSAPKLMSIDQWGNNKWEFLNSAFADCENMVYKATDAPDLSQVSSLSSMFYFAKQFNGDIGDWDVSTIGNMSGMFEGASMFNQNIGGWNTESVTNMGFMFLGASNFNQDIGDWNTENVIYMSSMFLGASKFNQDIGGWNVSSVTLMRSMFNGASNFNQDMDDWNTENVTDMAYMFNSASSFNGNIGTWNVSSVTKMFDMFNGASNFNQDIGGWNTENVTNMARMFKEATLFDQDLGSWDIGSITAMENMFDNSGMSEASINNTVIGWSYFVENNGGEPAGITCGMAGMVACDIIDEVYDAAAYLVLKGWELEGLATDGCQ
- a CDS encoding metallophosphatase, with the translated sequence MKRRDFLTHTAATSTFIGLGGLGFSSCTGFGNKHITILHTNDVHSHIDPFPSSHSRYANLGGIARRATLVEQIRNENPNTLLFDAGDIFQGTPYFNFYGGELEFKLMSKLKYDAATIGNHDFDNGIDGLLAQVPNAKFDLLSANYDFSNTVMEGFVKPYKIYLVDGIKIGVYGIGIQLDGLVTKKLYKETKYLDPFEIALDNERKLKEEENCDIVICLSHLGYDYENPERPSDVRLAQNTYHTNLIIGGHTHTFLDKPDVHTNKNGNSVLVNQVGAYGINVGRIDFYFDAEQNTAAKGISIKV
- a CDS encoding 5'-nucleotidase C-terminal domain-containing protein, giving the protein MISCKNDIGQLSEVQGKQVKIDTNFKAVDSIVSFVAPYRNRINEVLDSTLAYAPKSLLLDDGAHNTSLGNLIADIVLTETKPVFKSQTGKNLDFVVINRGGLRSIISSGNVTARHAYEVMPFENYISVVKLSGSAVRELIGFLTSAEREHPIAGMQIVLDKKGALDSVNINGSPFDESRSYYVATSDYLVQGGAEIGFFKTVDSVANTDYLLRNAIIDHLRKVDTLKAIVDDRFIQQDY
- the dapA gene encoding 4-hydroxy-tetrahydrodipicolinate synthase, which translates into the protein MENLMGTGVALVTPFTEDFSVDVKALERVVEHSINGGVDYLVILGTTAEAATLSKSDKQLVIKTVIQTNAGRLPLVLGVGGNNTTAVIEELAELDLSEFDAILSVSPYYNKPTQEGIYQHFKAIAEASPKPIILYNVPSRTGSNMLPETTLRLAHDFPNIVAIKEACADMVQIDHILKDKPADFLVISGDDFTALSTVVAGGAGVISVLGQGLPSAFSSMIHLGRHGNSERAYEIHHELLPLMKLIFEEGNPAGVKTVLSYFGCCTVNVRLPLVKATIELQDRISGFLKKFEAIKV